Proteins encoded within one genomic window of Oceanispirochaeta sp. M1:
- a CDS encoding zinc ribbon domain-containing protein, whose protein sequence is MGFFCENCGEEVKRNSDSCPACGVNFKAVKCPSCGFIDKAEFFKGGCPDCGYMTSVEKFTYHDNSKKKRTKKPILDFIPASVFWLSGFGLMLILMIILFTYLK, encoded by the coding sequence ATGGGGTTTTTCTGTGAAAACTGTGGTGAGGAAGTAAAAAGAAATTCTGATTCCTGTCCTGCCTGTGGTGTTAATTTCAAGGCAGTAAAATGTCCTTCCTGCGGTTTTATAGATAAAGCTGAATTCTTTAAAGGGGGATGTCCGGACTGCGGGTATATGACTTCAGTAGAGAAGTTTACTTATCATGACAATTCCAAAAAAAAGAGAACAAAGAAACCCATACTGGATTTCATACCAGCCTCAGTCTTCTGGCTCTCAGGATTTGGATTAATGCTGATACTGATGATAATTCTATTTACTTACTTAAAATAG
- a CDS encoding SpoIIE family protein phosphatase — protein sequence MNIRTDDAYFPQSVVSDEGYIFTAWQNYDERNSELVSFYGSISSDGTNWSDPFLLLEPFQYRGEDKVSLFTLAQDKNGNPLISLMASENSISIYRLNTPGNPLELISSIETENTSVVPRIFRRFDNSLILFMTGSVTLPNGTDALSIHYSVSDEGLSWSDAQHFIRNSELKQNFLPFYCFDNQGEYVVFQSLYTGSRNTYQIYLKSLKNGDSLWSDEILVTSYDEYIDGENIEFTQFDNQRPHMVAENGTLHLVWERRQGRAMPQIHYGVFNSNGESLEEIEQISRGSYFTASPRITRDNGESLILWFDNRNNNQVILAKRNGIFWQSEIVSSTSGNSTYARWISFKGDLFAIWENLLNENRNIVILTPDKTASPPIIRTVNFTDQGRQADDRVILTWRRPQDSSGIQGFSYVWDNNTDTEPDRDKEYLDLRERTETFRAIEDGDWYFHIALVDYAGNWSDTVHIRITRDTIPPSPVQFFKPLTDARGYLISNTFTLNWSSDDEHLGGFSYRFYFLGEDADFIDPSKLDLPSPPETVQTISPAVQYNNRDNGHWALSVSAFDDVGNRSEPSILLFRTDKYIPVTYISDVRTQKDDLERVVLTIIGRGFSVGGKVQRVVLDRDGKAPWDYEFTADSFDVRTDRVIEGPVVEVFEEGYYLVGVEHPGRGFAFAKGKLRLDSTGTVRFGDFSYDYKTFWLPIELSQRIFSMNSLMFYLLIALLVSVCALSSWQISRIMKENSKLEEDIQSIISGAPLKSHLKKERMKSMKRRGMGLRMKFTLALLTLILAVILLISIFLGNYMINTQKENLSVGLYDKSALLLETLTTSARTYLPTQNRLELGLLPNTIRAMDEAVNTTISGQGANNPDNFNYIWSSNNKDIEKYQEFPSTISVSRVDYPENWTNGTINSFESKYREGDNFSFIEYEEDDRDLIYDLLSEAGLISRFEPGITRVDDILSEVIDELEKDINSRALELIGDQSSQLDQLSEDAVRLAIRGDRASLDELAVIQETISRIETEINDKLSTVSNIVQTYPEFIIETLSDEKLIYTFYKPVVYRNKGRDSYFRGIVRLDVSINSILEGIIETQNSILRITVIISLLALAGGLVGAFLLAQTMINPIKKLVEGVAKVRDTQDKSKLKNYSIETGTRDELSDLATTFNQMTEGLVAAAVANKSLILGKEIQKKFLPLDPVPQSDRKYTTGEEENERVHFFGYYEGAKGVSGDYFDYKRLDDKHYATIKCDISGKDIPASLIMVQVATLFKDYFSKLDIRRDGIHLEVLVNNINDLIAQINFQGKFAAFIVAVINIETGKCWICHAGDNMFYYYDGALKKVIKKEMEEAPAAGMFGTDIIGETAFKQINHTLKNDDFLFLFTDGIEEAKRKFRTKDLEIIHCDGTCDSSILGGEKSKSHIEGSDNEELGLTRIEEIMDAVLNKSTYQIYQYHQPDKDIKLSFDFRQGIGDMKETVLALISVEKVFRLYPDPNAGPDDRIRIDNKVDEFLKVHFDQYRDYFKYPIPDEDYPEYTYYSHMKEEPQYDDLTILGIHKK from the coding sequence TTTCCATATATAGACTTAATACACCCGGAAATCCTCTGGAACTGATTTCAAGCATTGAAACCGAGAATACTTCAGTTGTTCCAAGAATATTCAGGCGTTTCGATAATTCTCTTATTCTGTTTATGACTGGAAGCGTTACTCTTCCCAATGGAACAGATGCACTTTCAATACATTATTCGGTATCCGATGAGGGTCTCAGCTGGAGTGATGCACAGCATTTCATACGTAACTCGGAACTCAAGCAGAACTTTCTACCTTTTTATTGTTTTGATAATCAGGGTGAATATGTAGTTTTTCAGTCTCTTTATACAGGTAGCAGAAATACATATCAGATATATCTCAAAAGTCTAAAGAATGGAGATTCTCTCTGGTCGGATGAAATACTTGTTACATCCTATGACGAATATATTGATGGTGAAAATATAGAATTCACACAATTTGATAACCAGCGTCCCCATATGGTGGCGGAAAACGGAACTCTTCACCTTGTTTGGGAAAGAAGACAGGGCCGCGCCATGCCCCAGATTCACTATGGAGTCTTTAACAGCAATGGTGAGTCTCTGGAAGAAATTGAACAGATTTCCCGTGGAAGTTATTTCACAGCATCTCCCAGGATCACCAGAGATAACGGTGAGAGTCTGATTCTCTGGTTTGACAACAGAAATAATAACCAGGTGATTCTGGCAAAAAGAAATGGTATTTTCTGGCAGAGCGAAATAGTAAGTTCAACAAGCGGGAATTCCACTTATGCAAGGTGGATCAGCTTCAAAGGAGACCTTTTTGCAATCTGGGAAAATCTCCTTAATGAAAATAGAAATATAGTCATACTGACCCCTGATAAAACAGCCTCTCCTCCCATTATTAGAACAGTAAATTTTACTGATCAGGGACGACAGGCTGATGACAGGGTCATTTTAACCTGGAGACGTCCACAGGATTCTTCTGGAATACAGGGTTTTTCTTATGTATGGGATAATAATACAGACACCGAACCCGATAGAGATAAGGAATATCTTGATCTAAGAGAGAGAACTGAAACATTCAGAGCTATCGAAGATGGAGACTGGTACTTCCATATCGCTCTTGTAGACTATGCAGGAAACTGGTCAGATACTGTCCATATCAGAATCACACGAGACACGATACCACCGAGTCCAGTACAGTTTTTCAAACCTCTCACCGATGCAAGGGGATATCTGATCAGTAACACTTTCACCCTCAACTGGAGCTCCGATGATGAACATCTTGGCGGCTTCAGTTACAGGTTTTATTTTTTGGGAGAAGATGCTGATTTTATAGATCCATCAAAGTTAGACCTGCCTTCACCACCCGAAACGGTACAGACTATCAGTCCTGCCGTTCAGTATAATAATCGTGATAATGGACATTGGGCCCTCTCTGTAAGTGCCTTTGATGATGTCGGCAATAGAAGTGAACCGTCAATTCTTCTCTTCAGAACAGATAAATATATACCTGTTACCTATATTTCTGATGTACGTACACAAAAAGATGATCTTGAAAGAGTTGTTCTTACAATAATCGGTCGCGGTTTCTCAGTGGGCGGTAAGGTTCAAAGAGTTGTTCTTGACCGTGATGGTAAAGCTCCCTGGGATTATGAATTCACTGCCGATTCTTTCGATGTCAGAACAGACAGAGTCATCGAAGGACCTGTTGTTGAAGTATTTGAAGAAGGCTACTACCTGGTTGGTGTTGAACATCCCGGTAGAGGATTTGCCTTTGCAAAGGGCAAGTTAAGACTGGATTCAACCGGAACCGTCCGTTTCGGAGATTTCTCCTATGATTACAAGACATTCTGGCTGCCCATAGAATTGAGTCAGCGCATTTTCAGTATGAACAGTCTTATGTTTTATCTGCTGATTGCATTGCTTGTGTCTGTATGTGCACTGTCTTCATGGCAGATTTCCAGAATTATGAAAGAGAACAGTAAACTTGAAGAAGACATACAGTCAATAATATCCGGAGCTCCCTTAAAGAGTCATCTGAAAAAAGAGAGGATGAAGAGTATGAAACGGAGAGGAATGGGTCTGAGAATGAAATTTACTCTGGCTCTGTTAACCCTGATTCTTGCGGTAATCCTGTTGATTTCCATCTTTCTTGGAAATTACATGATCAATACTCAGAAGGAAAATCTTTCAGTTGGACTTTATGACAAGAGTGCACTCCTTCTGGAAACACTGACCACAAGTGCCAGAACATATCTGCCTACCCAGAATCGTCTTGAACTGGGACTCCTTCCCAATACCATCAGGGCGATGGATGAAGCGGTCAATACTACAATAAGCGGTCAGGGAGCCAACAACCCCGACAACTTCAACTATATATGGAGTTCCAATAACAAGGATATTGAAAAGTATCAGGAGTTTCCCTCAACAATCTCAGTTTCAAGAGTTGATTATCCTGAAAACTGGACCAACGGAACTATTAATAGCTTTGAAAGCAAGTACAGAGAGGGAGATAATTTCAGTTTTATCGAATATGAAGAAGATGATAGAGATCTTATTTATGATCTTTTATCCGAAGCGGGACTGATCAGCCGCTTTGAACCAGGTATAACAAGGGTAGACGATATTCTGTCTGAGGTTATAGATGAACTTGAAAAAGATATAAACAGCAGGGCCCTGGAACTGATCGGTGATCAAAGCAGTCAACTTGATCAGCTTTCAGAAGATGCCGTACGTCTGGCAATTAGAGGAGACCGGGCATCACTGGATGAACTGGCTGTAATTCAGGAAACAATCAGCCGGATTGAAACAGAAATCAATGACAAGCTGTCCACCGTATCAAATATTGTACAAACCTATCCTGAGTTTATTATTGAGACCCTTTCAGATGAGAAACTGATTTATACCTTCTACAAACCGGTTGTCTACAGAAACAAGGGACGTGATTCATATTTCAGAGGGATTGTCCGTCTGGATGTCTCGATCAACAGCATCCTGGAAGGAATTATAGAAACTCAAAACAGTATTCTTCGAATAACAGTTATTATTTCCCTGCTGGCTTTAGCCGGCGGACTCGTCGGTGCTTTCCTTCTGGCACAGACGATGATCAATCCTATCAAGAAATTAGTTGAAGGGGTTGCCAAGGTTAGAGACACCCAGGATAAATCCAAATTGAAGAATTATTCCATCGAAACCGGTACAAGAGATGAGTTATCCGACCTTGCGACAACTTTCAATCAGATGACAGAAGGGCTCGTTGCAGCGGCTGTCGCCAATAAATCATTGATTTTAGGTAAAGAAATACAGAAGAAATTTCTTCCATTAGATCCGGTACCACAGTCTGATAGAAAATATACAACAGGAGAAGAAGAAAATGAAAGAGTTCATTTCTTCGGATACTATGAGGGTGCCAAAGGTGTCTCTGGTGACTACTTTGATTATAAAAGATTAGATGATAAACATTATGCTACTATCAAATGTGATATTTCCGGTAAAGATATTCCTGCGTCACTTATCATGGTACAGGTTGCCACACTTTTTAAAGATTATTTCTCAAAACTGGATATTAGAAGAGATGGAATACACCTTGAGGTTCTCGTCAATAATATAAATGATCTTATTGCTCAGATAAATTTCCAGGGAAAATTTGCAGCATTCATCGTCGCAGTAATCAATATAGAAACAGGGAAATGTTGGATTTGTCATGCAGGAGACAATATGTTCTACTACTACGACGGAGCACTTAAAAAAGTCATAAAAAAAGAGATGGAAGAGGCTCCTGCAGCTGGTATGTTCGGAACAGATATAATTGGAGAGACAGCCTTCAAGCAAATAAATCACACTCTTAAAAATGATGATTTTCTCTTTCTCTTCACAGATGGAATTGAGGAAGCTAAAAGAAAATTCAGAACTAAGGATCTTGAAATCATACATTGTGATGGAACATGTGATTCATCAATTCTCGGAGGTGAAAAATCAAAGAGTCATATAGAGGGTTCTGATAATGAAGAACTGGGTCTTACAAGAATTGAAGAGATAATGGATGCAGTTCTCAATAAAAGCACATACCAGATATACCAGTATCATCAGCCAGATAAAGATATCAAGCTTTCCTTTGATTTCAGACAGGGAATAGGAGATATGAAAGAGACTGTACTGGCACTTATTTCTGTTGAAAAGGTATTCCGCCTCTATCCTGATCCGAATGCCGGTCCCGATGATAGAATTAGAATTGATAATAAAGTTGATGAATTTCTAAAAGTACATTTTGATCAATATAGAGATTATTTTAAATACCCTATTCCTGATGAAGATTATCCTGAGTACACTTATTATTCTCATATGAAAGAAGAGCCTCAATATGATGACCTTACCATCCTGGGAATTCATAAGAAATAA